The Streptomyces fungicidicus nucleotide sequence AACGGGGAGAAGCGAAACGCCCCGCCCGGGGGCGGGGCGGCACGCCGCGGGGCCCGGCCACCGTGGTGGACGGGCCCCGGGAGGCGTAACGCGGCGTCGTCAGGCGTCACCATCGGTACCAGCGGCCACGTCCGCCGCCGGCCGAGGTGGAACGCATCACGAAGCCGAGCAGCCAGAGCACCAGAACGGCGATGGCGACCCACCAAAGGATCTTCACCGCGAATCCGGCGCCGAAGAGAACCAGGGCGAGCAGCAGGACCAGCAACAGGGGAACCATAGTTATCAACCTCCTGAGCCACCGGTTGCCCCGCGTCGGCGCCCTCAATCGCGGATGAAGCCTTGTTTGTGAAGGAAAGGTGGGGGCACTTGGGCTGCACCGCGTCAGCGGCAAGGACGCCAGAACGCTACGAGGAGGCGTGTTCCATGAGTGCCGGTGAGAAGGCCAAGGCGAAGACCGAGCAGGCCCAGGGCAAGGCGGAGAAGGCCGTGGGGAACGCCGTGGGTAACGAGCGCATGGTCACCGAGGGGCAGGCGAAGAAGAGCACGGGGGACGCCCGCGAGGCCAAGGAGAAGGGCAAGGACGCCTTCAAGGGCTGACGCCGCCCGGGCGTACGGGAGAGGGGCTGCCCCGGCACCGGCCGGGACGGCCCCTTTCCTGCGCTCACGGGAACCCACGTACTACTTGCTGACGGCGAAGCGCATCAGGGCGTGCTCGTCGCCCTGCTTGATCTTCCCCGTCTCGTTGATGACCTCCAGCTTCCAGGTGTCGCCGACCCGCAGGGCCTTGGCCACGGCGCAGCCGTTGTCCTGGCTGAGCATGCTGGGCCATATGTCGGCGACCTGCTGGGTGCTTCCGCCGGTGGCGTCGTACACCTTGAAGCTGATGTTGCGGGCCTTCTGGAAGGAGCTGCCCTTCTTGTAGGCGGCGGCGACGAACACGATCGACGTGATGGGCGCGGGGAGGCGGGCGAACTCGACGGTCACCGTCTCGTCGTCCCCGTCACCGTGACCGGTCTGGTTGTCGCCGCTGTGGAGGAGCGAGCCGTTGCCCATCGGGTCGAGCGAGTCCAGGCCGGCGAGGCGTACCGGGTCCCCGCCCTGCATGGCGACGGCGATCAGGTCGAGGTCGGTGCCGGTCTTGCGGCGCAGCTTGCCGAGCACGCCGCCGCTGCTGCCGGCCGTGGGGTCCCAGGAGACGCCGATGGACAGGTGGGTCACTCCGTCGAGGTCGGCGGGGCCGTCTTCCTTCGTCAACGTGATCATGTTCGAGTCGTCCTCCGTCATGTGGCTACAGCGCAGAGTCTGCCCGGTGTGCCCGGCTTCCGGCAGGGCGGGTCTCCGGGAAGAGGGCGGAGCGGGGCGCGGCGGCCGGGGCCGGCATATCGGCCACCGCGGCCGGGAATGCGTCCTTGCTGGATGGTCGCGTCCGCAAGAGGCCTCTACAGGACTGTAGTTGGCGTCGTGCGGCCGGTGATGCGTCCGTTTCCGGGCGCGCCCGTGGTGGAAGGGAGCGGACCCGGGTGAGCGGGGCCGTCCCCGGGGCGCCGGTTCCGCTCCGGGGAGCGGGACCGGCGGCAGGACCGCGCGGGTTCGTCAGACGTTGACGCCGAAGTCGGCGGCGATGCCGGCCAGCCCGGAGGCGTAGCCCTGTCCGACGGCCCGGAACTTCCACTCGGCGCCGTGCCGGTAGAGCTCGCCGAAGACCATGGCGGTCTCGGTGGAGGCGTCCTCGGAGAGGTCGTAGCGGGCGATCTCCTGGTTGTTCGCCTGGTTGACGACCCGGATGAAGGCGTTGCGGACCTGGCCGAAGCTCTGGCCCCGGTTCTCCGCGTCGTGGATGGAGACCGGGAACACGATCCGCTCCACCTGGGCCGGGACCGCGGCGAGGTTCACCTTGACCGCCTCGTCGTCGCCCTCGCCCTCGCCGGTGAGGTTGTCGCCGGTGTGCTCGACGGAGCCGTCGGGGCTGGTGAGGTTGTTGTAGAAGACGAAGTGGCCGTCCGAGAGGACCTTGCCGGAGGCGTCGAGCAGCAGCGCCGAGGCGTCGAGGTCGTAGTCGGTACCGGTCGTGGTGCGCACGTCCCAGCCCAGACCGACCAGTACGGCGGTCAGGCCCGGTGCCTCCTTGCTCAACGAGACGTTGCCGCCCTTGGACAGGGAAACTCCCATTGCGTACTCCTTCTCGGCAGGTGGGGTGGTGAGGTCCGCGCGGGTGCGGGACACGGTTTGGCGAAGTCGTGGAAGACGTTCCGGGGGCCCTGTCAGTTCCGGGAGTTGCCGAACAGCAGGCGGTAGCCGATCAGCAGCACGAGGGCGCCGACGACGGCGGACCCCCATGTCGCCGCGTCGAAGAACTCCCGCTGCACCGGGCGGTCCAGGACCTCGGCCGACAGCCAGCCGCCCAGGAAGGCGCCGGCGACGCCGATCACCGTAGTACCGACACAACCGCCCGGATCCCGTCCGGGCAGGATCAGTTTGGCGATCGCTCCGGCGAGGAGTCCCAGAACCAGCCAGGCGATGATGCTCATCTCCGACGCTCCTTTCCACTGCGCTGTCCGTGAGGGGGGCGGACCCGGACAGCCTATCTTCTACATGACTGTAGAGGATGTGGTGAGCGGCGGCTTGACCCTCTCCTTACGTCAGGCCCGAGGCTGTGAGCCGACGAAAGGGCGGGTGGATGAGCTACTCCGTGGGACAGGTCTCGGCCTTCGCCGGGGTGACGGTGCGGACGCTGCACCACTACGACAAGGCGGGACTGCTCTCGCCCGGCGACCGCAGCCAGGCCGGCTACCGGCTCTACGACGACGCCGACCTGGTCCGTCTCCAGCAGATCCTCTTCTACCGCGAGCTCGGCTTCTCACTCGACGAGATCGCCGCGATCCTGAAGGACCCGCAGGCCAACGCCGTGGAGCAGCTGCGCGCCCGGCAGCGGCAGCTGAGCGAGGAGATCGCCAGACTGCAGCGGCTGGCCGAGGTGGCGGAACGCGCGATAGAGGTCCAGCAGACCGGGGTGCCCCTGACACCCCAGGAGCGCTTCGAGGTCTTCGGCGAGATCACCTTCGACCTGAGCTACGCCACCGAGGCGGAGCTGAAATGGGCGCGGTCGGACGGACAGCGCGAGGCGATGACGCGCGCGGCCGCCCACACCAAGGACGACTGGCGGCGGCTCATGGGGGAGGCGGCCGCCTGGCGCGCGGAGCTGCTCGCCGCCTTCGACGAGGGCGAGCGTCACGACGGCGAGCGGGCCATGGACCTCGCCGAGGAGCACCGCCTGCACGTCTCGCGCTGGTTCACCTCCTGCCCGCCCGACATGCACCGGCGCATCGCGGACGACTTCGTCGCCGACCCGCGCGCCTTCGCCCTGGTCGTACCGCCGTCGCAGCAGCGCCCGGGCCTGGCCGCCTACCTGTGCAGGGCGGTCCACGCCAACGCGGCCCGCCACGCGGCCGGCCGGGCCGACTCCGAGGAGGGGAACCGATGAGGATCCTGATCGCCGCGGCCGGATCGCGCGGCGACGTCGCGCCCTACACCGGCCTGGGCGCGGCACTGCGGCACGCCGGACACCATGTGGCCGTCGCCACCACGGAGCCCTTCGCGCCCCTCGTGCGCGACGCCGGGCTGGACTTCCGCGGCCTCCCCGCCGACCCACGGGGACACGGCGGCGCGACGGACAGGCGGGAACTGATGCGCACCGCCGCCGCGTTCATCACCGAACTGGGCCAGGGGTTCGCCGACGCGGCGGCCGACGCCCCCGATCTGCTCCTGCTGTCCACCACCACGGCCCCGCTGGGCTGGCACGTCGCCGAGGCCACCGGCACACCGAGCATCGGCGTGTACCTCCAGCCCACCGCCCCCACCGGCGACTTCCCGCCCGTCGTCACCGGCTCACGCTCGCTGGGCCGTCCCGCCAACCGGCTGGCCGGACGCTTCGCCCTGCGCATGACCGACCGGGTCTACGAGCAGGCGGTGGCGAAGCTGCGCCGGCGCCTCCAACTGCCGCCGGAGTCCGCCGCCGCGACGCGCAGACAGCGGGAACGGGCGAACTGGCCGGTCCTGCACGGCTTCAGCACGGCCCTGGTGCCCCGCCCCGCCGACTGGCGCCCCGGCCTGGAGGTGGTGGGCAACTGGTGGCCCCACCACGATCCGTCCGGCCGGCTGCCCGCCGGCCTGGAGGACTTCCTCACCGCCGGACCCCGGCCCGTCCTCATCGGCTTCGGGAGCATGGCGGCCGGCGACGGGGAGCGGCTGAGCGAGATCGCCGTGCGAGCACTGCGCCGCGCCGGGCTGCGCGGCATCCTCCAGTCCGGCAGTGCCGGGCTCGCCGCCGACGGCGACGACGTGCTCACCGTCGGGGACGTCCCGCACGCCCTGCTGTTCCCCCGGCTGGCCGCCGTGGTCCACCACGCGGGGGCCGGCACGTCGGCCGCCGCGCTGCGCGCCGGGGTGCCCGCCGTCCCCGTGCCGGTCGGCGCCGACCAGCCCTTCTGGGCGGGACGGCTCGCCGCCCTCGGCGCCGCCACCGACCCGGTCCCCTTCCGGTCCCTGACCGCCGAACGGCTCGCCGACGCGCTCGACCGCGTCGTGAGGCGGCAGGGCCACACCCTCGCCGCGGCGCGGGCCGCGCAGCACATGGCGACCGAGGACGGTGCGGCCCGGACCCTCGAGACCGTCGCGGGCGGCTGAGGGGACCCACGGGCCGCCGGCCCCCGTGGGTGTGCCGTGCCGGCCTGGGGTCCTTCGTTCGGATCGGGCCGGATCAGGGCGCGGTGCCGGGGCACGCGAGCCCGGCGTGATCCAGACGAGAGGCCCTAGTTCCGGCGTCCCCGGTTGCGGGGATGGTTGCGGGCCGTGCGCTCGTTGCCGAACTTGTACGAGCCGGTCCAGCGCGCCATCACCTCCTGCGCGTCGCCGGCCTCCACTTCCTCGGTGAAGCGGACGGCGCGCGGGCCGCGCAGCGTGGTGGCCGTGCGGCCCCGGTGGGTGATGACGACGGTGCCGTCGGCACGCGTCTCGTAGCTGAATCCGAAAGGTGCGGGCATGGCCGGTTCCACCTCGTGTCTGTGGTGTCGTACGGGTGCGGTGTCGGTGCGCGGACTCCAGTGCCTCTCGTTCGGATCACGCCGGGCTCGCGGGGTCCGGCCCGAGCCGAACGAGAGACCCTAGCCGGTGTGGCGGACCGCGCCTGCCCGGACGGCCGGTGCCGGCGCGTGGGGCACCGGGAGGGGGAGCGGGACCGTTCCCTCCTCCTCGGCGAGGCGGGCGCGGGCGAAGAGGCGCACCAGCGGATGCAGCCGGTACCCGTACCCGCCGCGCCACCGGACCACCTCGCACCAGTGGGCCTCGGCGAGTCCCGCGAGCAGTTCCTCCGCCCGGTCGGGATCGGTTCCGAGCGCCCCCGCGGCGGCGTGCGGCAGCAGCGGGTGCGGGCCGAGCGCCGAATGGAACCGCAGCGCGCGCCGGCTCCGCGGGTCGAGCCCGCGGTACGCCGTCCACAGCCGGTCGGTCAACGACAGGTCGGCCAGGGTGAGTTCGGCGAGGGTGCGGTCGGGTTCGGCCAGCCGGTCCGCGAGCCTGGCCAGCGGCCAGTGCGGCCGGGCCGCGGCCCGGCCCCCGGCGACGCGCAGGGCGAGCGGAAGCCCGGCGCAGGCCCGGACGACGCCGGCCGCGGCGCCCGGCTCGGCCGAGACGCGGGAGCGTCCCGCCAGCTTCTCGAAGAGGGCGCGCGCGTCCGCCGCGGACATCGGCCCGAGCGGGGTGCGCCCCGGCCCGTCCAGTGCGTGCAGGCCCGCACGGCTGGTGACCAGGGCCGCGCTGCCGCCGGTCGCGGGCAGCAGCGGACGGACCTGCCGCTCCCCGGCCGCGTCGTCGAGGACGAGCAGCAGGCGCCGGCCGGCGATCCGGGTCCGGTAGGCGCGGACCCGTTCGTCGAGCGTGCCGGGTGTCCGTCCTTCCGGGACGCCGAGCAGGCGCAGCAGTGTGCCGAGCGCGTCCGCCGGGTGCAGCGGGTCGGGTCCCGAGCCGCGCAGATCGAGATGGATCTGCCCGTCCGGGTAGTGGTCCGCGACGCGGTGCGCGGTCACCAGGGCGAGTGCCGTCTTGCCGACGCCGGGCATGCCGGTCACGGTGTGGACGGCGGGGCCCGGAAGCTCCCCGGTGAGTGCCTCGGTCAGCCGTGCCACCTGCTGCTCGCGCCCGGTGAAGTCGGCCGGCGCGGGCGGCAGTTCGGCGGGTGGCGGCGGCCCGGACCGGCCCGTGGTCGCGCCGGTGGCCGGCGTGGCCGTGGTGCGCGGCAGCAGCGACGGGTGCCCGGTGAGCAGGGCCTGGTGCAGCCGCTGGAGTTCCGCGCAGGGTTCCAGGCCCAGCTCCTCGGCGAGCGTGGCGCGCGCGGCCCGGTAGGCGGCGAGCGCGTCGGCCTGCCGCCCGGAGCGGTACAGGGCGGTCATCAGCTGGCCGCGCAGCCCCTCGCGCAGCGGGTGGGCCGCGATCAGCGCCATGAGCTCGGGAATGACCTCGGAGTGCCGCCCGAGTTCCAGGTCGGCGCTCAGGCGCTGCTCCAGCGTGGTGAGCCGTTCCTCCTCGAGTCGGTCGCGTTCCAGGTCGGCGAGCGGGTCGCAAACCCCGCCGAGGGCCGTGCCGCGCCAGACGCCGAGCGCCTGGCGCAGCACCCGGGCGGCGGTGCCGGGAGTGCCGCCGGTGAGCGCCGCGGCGCCGCGCGCCGCGTACTGGCGGAACGTCAGGAGGTCGATCCCGACGCCCTGGTCCGGCAGCCGGAGCAGATAACCGGGGCGCCGGCGCTCCACCGTGACGGCGGGGCCGAGCAGCCGGCGTACCCGGGAGGCGTAGGTGTGGATCTGGGCCGAGCAGGTGACGGGTGGCGACTCGCCCCACAGCAGTGCGGTGAGTTCGGTGTCCGGTACGACCCGGCTCCGGGCGAGCAGCAGGGCCGCCAGTACGGTGCGGGGCTTGGCCCCGCCCAGGTCGACCGGTTTCCCGCCGCGGTGGGCCTCGATCGGCCCCAGCAGGTTCAGGGTCAGGCTGTCCTCCGCGGCCACGGCGCTCACGGGCCCCAGATGTTGACCGGCTTGGGCTTGGCGGACGCGCCGTGCGGAGCGCCGACCACGGACACGTGCCGGTCGGACGCCGGCCCCCCGGTGGCGCCCGCGACGGTGAGGGCCGCGGCGAACACGGCGGTGACGGCGACGGTGGACGCGGTGAGCAAGCGGAACGAGAGTTTCATCGGTACCCCCTGTGGACAAAACGGTCGTCTGGCTCCGGCCGGTCGTGCAGGCGTGTGCGCCGGTGGCCGGATCCGTCCGGGGCGGTCCGTGTGAGCGGTGCCCGTTTCGGTGGCACCACTGTGATCGTCGCCGGCGGCCGGGGACAGGGGTTACGCGTGTCAGGGAGCTGCAATGGCAGGACCCTGACAGGACGGACTCCCGGGGGTGGGCGGACGCGCCGGGAACCGCGGCGGGCCGTGTTTCTCAGCGCTCGCCCTGCCCCCCGAGCAGCTCGACGAAGAGGGGCAGCGGCACGGAGGAGTGCCTGCTGAACCGGGGTCCGTCCGCCGCGCAGCGGTCGAGGACCGTGTCACAGCAGCGCTCCGCCTCGGCCAGGGTGGGCCGTTCCACGAAGAGCACCGCTTCCACGGACCGGCCGCACGGCTGCGCGTAGATGTGCTCCACGCCGTCCCCCGGGCGGACGGCCGCCCACAGCAGGGCGCGGGTTTCCGGGAGCGAGGGCGAGAGGCCGCCGTCGACGACGGCAAGCCGGACGTTCACCAGATACACAACGTTCGCCCCACAAAGATTTTCCTGGTGTCACTGAAAACAGCACAGATTTCCGGCCATCGCATAGAGTGTGGCTCCACAGCGGCACTCTGGCCTGAAAAGACCGGAGCCGTCGGCGGTCGCCCGGGCCGCCACCCTTGGGGGAGGGAAGCATGCTTGGGGAACTGGGCCTCGGTCCTGACGAGGAGGCCGTGTACCGGACCATGCTCGCGGAGGGGGCGGGCGGCGTGGCCGGTCTCTGCGAGGCGCTGGGCTGGAGCGAGGAGCGCACCTGTGCGGCGCTCGACCGGCTGGCCGCCCTCTCGCTGGTGCGGCCGTCGCCGGACGGCGGTCCCGGCCGGGCCGTCGACCCGGAGGTCGGCCTGACCTCGCTGCTCATCGACCAAGAGGCCGAAGTCCTGGAGCGCCAGCGGCAGATCAGGGCGAGCCGCCTCGCGGTGACCCGGATGGTCGCCGACATCCGCGCCTCCAGCGGCGGGGCCGCCGAGGTGCACAAGCTCCGGAGCATGGACCAGATCCAGTCGAGGATCGAGCACCTCGCCGACACCTGCACCACCGAGATCGCGGCGTTCGTCCCCGGCGGCGGGCAGAGCGAACGGCACCTGGAGGCCGCCCGGCCGCTGGACCGGGCCGTCACCGGCCGGGGCGTGCGGCTGCGGTACGTCTTCCTGGACAGTGCCCGCAACTGCCAGGGCACCCGGGCGTACGCGGAATGGCTCACCGAACGCGGCGGCCAGGTGCGCACCGCGCCCCGGCTGCCGTCGCGGATGCTGGTGTACGACCGTGTCACGGCGATCCTGCCGATGGATCCGGCCGCCGCCGACCAGGGCGCCCTGGTGCTGCACGGCACCGGTGCGGTCACCGCCCTGATGACCCTCTTCGACCAGACCTGGCAGCAGTCGTGCCCGCTGGGCGAGACCGTCCCGACGCGGACCGGCGACGACCGGCCGTCGCCGCCGGAGCAGGCCGTGCTCGGACTGCTCGGGGAGGGGATGACGGACGACGCGATGGCCCGCCAGCTGGGCGTGTCGGTGCGCACCGTCCGGCGCATCACCGCCGACCTGATGACCCGTCTGGGCGCGCGCAGCCGGTTCGAGGCGGGTGTGCTCGCGCACAGCAAGGGCTGGGTGGAGCGCTGACCTACCCTCCGGCATGTCCGGTCACCGTCCCGTCCTCCTCGTGCGGTCGCGCGCCCATGGTGTCAGCAGGTCCTACTTTTCCTCTGCACCGGCCATCTGCAGGGTCTCCCGGTCGGCCGCGTCCCGCCCGCGGAACCAGTCGATTGTCCGGATCAGACCGCGCTCGGTGCTGAACTCCGGTGCCCAGCCCAGCTCTTCACGTGCTCGCGTGGTGTCGGGCCGCCGGACGGAGGGGTCGTCGACCGGCCGGGGCACATGGACGATGCCGGAGGGGGAGGCCGTCAGCTCGCGGATCCACTCGGCGAGCCTCAGGACCGTGACCTCCTCCTGGTCGCCGAGGTTGACCGGCCCCGCGAGCCGCGCCTTGGTCATCCGCACCAGCCCGTCGACCAGGTCGGACACGTAGCAGAGCGAGCGGGTCTGCGAGCCGTCGCCGGCCACGGTGATCGGCTGGTGGGCGAGCGCCTGCCGGATGAAGGTGGGAACGGCGCGGCCGTCGTGGGCGCGCATCCGGGGGCCGTAGGTGTTGAAGATCCGCACGATGCCGGTGTCGACGCCGAAGCTCCTGCGGTACGCCATGGTGATGGCCTCGGCGTACCGTTTCGCCTCGTCGTACACCGAGCGCGGGCCGACCGGGTTGACGTTGCCCCAGTAGCTCTCCGGCTGGGGGTGCACCAGGGGGTCGCCGTACGTCTCCGAGGTGGAGGCGAGCACGAATCTGGCGCCCTTGGCACGGGCGAGGTCCAGCAGGTGCCGGGTGCCCTCGGATCCCACCCGCAGGGTCTCCAGGGGGAGCGCGAGGTAGTCGACCGGCGAGGCGGGCGACGCCAGGTTGAGGACGGCGTCGACGCCCCCCGCGACCGGCGGCGCCCCCTCGCAGACGTCGGCCTCGATCAGCCGGAACCGGCTCTCACCGGCGAGATGGGCCACGTTCCCGGCGCTCCCGGTGACGAAGTTGTCGACGCAGACGACCCGCCAGCCGTCCGTGAGCAGCCGCTCGCACAGATGCGAGCCGACGAAGCCGGCACCTCCGGCCACCACCGCAGTCCTGGTCATTCCCGTCCCTCCCTGGATCCCTGCGGAATTTCCGTGTGCAGGGGATGCCCGTGATATCTGCGGGGGAATTCGGTGAAGGCCCCCGGGCGTCCCGGTATTTGACCGCACAGGGAATTCTGGCGCAACGCTGCGTTCTTCACGGACGGCGGCGGCATGAGTTCCTCATGTCGGGTGTGAAGAACTCATGTCGGGTTCCGGGTGATGTCCTCATGCGAAATCGGTGACGCAGGCACTACCGGACGCGCCGGCCCGCGCCGCAGAATCGGTGCACCGAAAGCGGCAAAAGAATCCGGGTCACCGGTCCGACGTATGGGGATCCGGCCGCACGCCACATGAGGAGCAGCCCGCATGACGCAGAACGCGATCACCGCAGCGAACGTCGAAGAGCTCATCGCCAAGAACATCACGGAGCGGTTCGACAACGACCACGAGGTCCTGAAGCTCTCCCAGCACTTCCGCCGCGAGGGCTACGTCAAGCTGCCCGGCCTGGTCTCCGAGGAGGTCTTCGAGGCGGTCGCCGCCGAGACCCACCAGCTGATCGACACGCACCAGAAGCGCATCGACATCCGTCTCAAGGAGACCGGCGACTCGCCGCGCTTCATGTCCACCGTCGGCCAGAAGGCGATCGCCACCGACGGCTCGCTGATCCCGGCCGTCTACGCGTCGCCGGCGCTCAAGGGCTTCCTCTCCCGCCTCGCCAAGGAGGAGGTCATGGAGTGCCCTTGGGACGAGGAGAAGTACATCATCACCCGCCAGCACCAGAAGGGCGACACCCACGGCTGGCACTGGGGCGACTTCAGCTTCACGGTCATCTGGCTGATCGAGGCGCCCTCCCTGGAGTACGGCGGCATGCTCCAGTGCATCCCGCACACCGACTGGAACAAGGACGACCCGCGCGTCGAGGAGTACCTGCAGCAGCACCCGATCCGCTCGTACGGCCACGCCCGGGGCGAGCTGTACTTCCTGCGCTCGGACACCACCCTGCACCGCACGGTCCCGCTGAACGCCGACAAGACCCGCATCATCCTCAACACCTGCTGGGCGAGCCGCACGGACAGCCAGAAGGCGACCACCCACGAGACGATGAACGCGATGTTCGACTGATTCGGGAAGGACGGAGGACGAGCGGGGAGAAGCAGAGTGACCGGGATGCCCGCCATGCTTTCCATCACCGCGATGGTGCCCTGTTACAACGAGGAGGAATGCATCGAGCGGGCATATCTGGAAATCAGCAGGGAGATATACAGGTACGAGGACTCGGAAATCCTCTTCGTCGACGACGGAAGCACCGACGGTACGCTCGACATCATCAAGCGGATCGCCCGCGAGGATCCACGCGTCCGATATCTCTCCTTCGCCCGTAACTTCGGCCTCGAATCCGCCTTCACCGCGGGCTTCGCCTACGCGTCGAAGGAATGGACCGTCCAGCTCGACGCCGACCTGCAGTCCCCGCCCGCCGAACTCCACAAGCTGGCGCGGCGGGCCGTGGAGGGCGGCTACGACGCGGTCTTCGCGGTCCGCGCCGGCCGGCAGGACCCCTGGTACCGCCGTCTCGGGACCATCGGCCACCAGGCCGTCGCCACCCGCATCCTGGGCATCGAACTGCCCGTGCGCGCCTCGGTGTTCCGGGTGGTGCGCACCGTGGTGGCCCACAAGGTCGCCGACTGCGAGGTCAGCACGCCGTACTTCCTCGCCACCCTGCCGCTGATCGGCGCCCGCTACACGACGGTGGAGACCGCGCACGCGGCCCGGGTGGCCGGGCGGGCCAAGTGGTCGCTCGGCAAGCTGTTCCGGCACGCCGCCGATCTCTTCGTCGGCTTCTCCTACCGGCCGCTCGCCCTCGTCTACCTCGCCGCGGCCGTCGCCGCCGTGGCGGCCGGGGCGCTGACGCTGCTGCGGGCCGACGTCCGGCTGCTCGCCACGGCGTCCGTGCTGCTGCACGCCTTCGGCCTGGGCGCGCTCGCGCTGCTCGCCCGCTACCTGGTGCGCATCATG carries:
- a CDS encoding HalD/BesD family halogenase, producing MTQNAITAANVEELIAKNITERFDNDHEVLKLSQHFRREGYVKLPGLVSEEVFEAVAAETHQLIDTHQKRIDIRLKETGDSPRFMSTVGQKAIATDGSLIPAVYASPALKGFLSRLAKEEVMECPWDEEKYIITRQHQKGDTHGWHWGDFSFTVIWLIEAPSLEYGGMLQCIPHTDWNKDDPRVEEYLQQHPIRSYGHARGELYFLRSDTTLHRTVPLNADKTRIILNTCWASRTDSQKATTHETMNAMFD
- a CDS encoding CsbD family protein; amino-acid sequence: MSAGEKAKAKTEQAQGKAEKAVGNAVGNERMVTEGQAKKSTGDAREAKEKGKDAFKG
- a CDS encoding AfsR/SARP family transcriptional regulator — translated: MSAVAAEDSLTLNLLGPIEAHRGGKPVDLGGAKPRTVLAALLLARSRVVPDTELTALLWGESPPVTCSAQIHTYASRVRRLLGPAVTVERRRPGYLLRLPDQGVGIDLLTFRQYAARGAAALTGGTPGTAARVLRQALGVWRGTALGGVCDPLADLERDRLEEERLTTLEQRLSADLELGRHSEVIPELMALIAAHPLREGLRGQLMTALYRSGRQADALAAYRAARATLAEELGLEPCAELQRLHQALLTGHPSLLPRTTATPATGATTGRSGPPPPAELPPAPADFTGREQQVARLTEALTGELPGPAVHTVTGMPGVGKTALALVTAHRVADHYPDGQIHLDLRGSGPDPLHPADALGTLLRLLGVPEGRTPGTLDERVRAYRTRIAGRRLLLVLDDAAGERQVRPLLPATGGSAALVTSRAGLHALDGPGRTPLGPMSAADARALFEKLAGRSRVSAEPGAAAGVVRACAGLPLALRVAGGRAAARPHWPLARLADRLAEPDRTLAELTLADLSLTDRLWTAYRGLDPRSRRALRFHSALGPHPLLPHAAAGALGTDPDRAEELLAGLAEAHWCEVVRWRGGYGYRLHPLVRLFARARLAEEEGTVPLPLPVPHAPAPAVRAGAVRHTG
- a CDS encoding MerR family transcriptional regulator, translating into MSYSVGQVSAFAGVTVRTLHHYDKAGLLSPGDRSQAGYRLYDDADLVRLQQILFYRELGFSLDEIAAILKDPQANAVEQLRARQRQLSEEIARLQRLAEVAERAIEVQQTGVPLTPQERFEVFGEITFDLSYATEAELKWARSDGQREAMTRAAAHTKDDWRRLMGEAAAWRAELLAAFDEGERHDGERAMDLAEEHRLHVSRWFTSCPPDMHRRIADDFVADPRAFALVVPPSQQRPGLAAYLCRAVHANAARHAAGRADSEEGNR
- a CDS encoding GlsB/YeaQ/YmgE family stress response membrane protein encodes the protein MSIIAWLVLGLLAGAIAKLILPGRDPGGCVGTTVIGVAGAFLGGWLSAEVLDRPVQREFFDAATWGSAVVGALVLLIGYRLLFGNSRN
- a CDS encoding glycosyltransferase family 2 protein; translation: MPAMLSITAMVPCYNEEECIERAYLEISREIYRYEDSEILFVDDGSTDGTLDIIKRIAREDPRVRYLSFARNFGLESAFTAGFAYASKEWTVQLDADLQSPPAELHKLARRAVEGGYDAVFAVRAGRQDPWYRRLGTIGHQAVATRILGIELPVRASVFRVVRTVVAHKVADCEVSTPYFLATLPLIGARYTTVETAHAARVAGRAKWSLGKLFRHAADLFVGFSYRPLALVYLAAAVAAVAAGALTLLRADVRLLATASVLLHAFGLGALALLARYLVRIMRGGEGLPRYQIREANVPVRPRDDLYAHRHASTGRAAPAPLPQTGNLP
- a CDS encoding UDP-glucuronic acid decarboxylase family protein produces the protein MTRTAVVAGGAGFVGSHLCERLLTDGWRVVCVDNFVTGSAGNVAHLAGESRFRLIEADVCEGAPPVAGGVDAVLNLASPASPVDYLALPLETLRVGSEGTRHLLDLARAKGARFVLASTSETYGDPLVHPQPESYWGNVNPVGPRSVYDEAKRYAEAITMAYRRSFGVDTGIVRIFNTYGPRMRAHDGRAVPTFIRQALAHQPITVAGDGSQTRSLCYVSDLVDGLVRMTKARLAGPVNLGDQEEVTVLRLAEWIRELTASPSGIVHVPRPVDDPSVRRPDTTRAREELGWAPEFSTERGLIRTIDWFRGRDAADRETLQMAGAEEK
- a CDS encoding glycosyltransferase, whose product is MRILIAAAGSRGDVAPYTGLGAALRHAGHHVAVATTEPFAPLVRDAGLDFRGLPADPRGHGGATDRRELMRTAAAFITELGQGFADAAADAPDLLLLSTTTAPLGWHVAEATGTPSIGVYLQPTAPTGDFPPVVTGSRSLGRPANRLAGRFALRMTDRVYEQAVAKLRRRLQLPPESAAATRRQRERANWPVLHGFSTALVPRPADWRPGLEVVGNWWPHHDPSGRLPAGLEDFLTAGPRPVLIGFGSMAAGDGERLSEIAVRALRRAGLRGILQSGSAGLAADGDDVLTVGDVPHALLFPRLAAVVHHAGAGTSAAALRAGVPAVPVPVGADQPFWAGRLAALGAATDPVPFRSLTAERLADALDRVVRRQGHTLAAARAAQHMATEDGAARTLETVAGG
- a CDS encoding TerD family protein — translated: MITLTKEDGPADLDGVTHLSIGVSWDPTAGSSGGVLGKLRRKTGTDLDLIAVAMQGGDPVRLAGLDSLDPMGNGSLLHSGDNQTGHGDGDDETVTVEFARLPAPITSIVFVAAAYKKGSSFQKARNISFKVYDATGGSTQQVADIWPSMLSQDNGCAVAKALRVGDTWKLEVINETGKIKQGDEHALMRFAVSK
- a CDS encoding TerD family protein — encoded protein: MGVSLSKGGNVSLSKEAPGLTAVLVGLGWDVRTTTGTDYDLDASALLLDASGKVLSDGHFVFYNNLTSPDGSVEHTGDNLTGEGEGDDEAVKVNLAAVPAQVERIVFPVSIHDAENRGQSFGQVRNAFIRVVNQANNQEIARYDLSEDASTETAMVFGELYRHGAEWKFRAVGQGYASGLAGIAADFGVNV
- a CDS encoding helix-turn-helix transcriptional regulator; the encoded protein is MLGELGLGPDEEAVYRTMLAEGAGGVAGLCEALGWSEERTCAALDRLAALSLVRPSPDGGPGRAVDPEVGLTSLLIDQEAEVLERQRQIRASRLAVTRMVADIRASSGGAAEVHKLRSMDQIQSRIEHLADTCTTEIAAFVPGGGQSERHLEAARPLDRAVTGRGVRLRYVFLDSARNCQGTRAYAEWLTERGGQVRTAPRLPSRMLVYDRVTAILPMDPAAADQGALVLHGTGAVTALMTLFDQTWQQSCPLGETVPTRTGDDRPSPPEQAVLGLLGEGMTDDAMARQLGVSVRTVRRITADLMTRLGARSRFEAGVLAHSKGWVER